A stretch of Gossypium hirsutum isolate 1008001.06 chromosome A06, Gossypium_hirsutum_v2.1, whole genome shotgun sequence DNA encodes these proteins:
- the LOC107911791 gene encoding receptor-like protein 51: MKPPPLFLFLLHLLLLLFIATNATKLTALSPTPSPTPPTTSKSSTSALDPQQIRALQSLHIPTTRDPCIQPSPHNATICDNSKPFRHLISLDLFNCSSDLSLSFTALKSLSSLHSLSFTNCRASPIRFPSHLSLSLTSFSCIHSLRRLTGVWLSRFVNITDLTVSYTSINTHGLYVILGNMHKLKTITISHANLTGSLPRHLHLNLTHIDLSNNKLKGKIPTSLTLLEDLEFLNLSSNGLNGVIPTEFGDLISLKNISLASNSFSGPIPDSLSAIPGLVHVDLSNNQLNGTVPRFFSELKELKVLNLENNKLHGVLPFNASFIKRLDVLKVGGNGNLCYNHSVLSSKIKLGIAPCDKHGMPMLPPPTKESSSGDSESESSDYDYDDDGAEGANEKKGHHHGPNKVVLGVAIGLSSIVFLIVFFVLLSKWRR, from the coding sequence ATGAAACCACCACCACTCTTCCTCTTCCTCCTTCACCTCCTCTTGCTTCTTTTCATCGCCACAAATGCCACCAAACTAACCGCACTCTCTCCTACTCCCTCCCCAACTCCACCCACCACTTCTAAGTCTTCCACCTCAGCTCTAGACCCCCAACAAATACGAGCACTCCAATCCCTCCACATCCCCACCACCAGAGACCCTTGCATTCAACCCTCCCCTCACAACGCCACCATCTGTGACAACTCCAAGCCCTTCCGCCACCTTATTTCCCTCGACCTCTTCAACTGCTCCTCCGACCTTTCCCTGTCCTTCACAGCTCTTAAGTCCCTCTCTTCCCTCCATTCCCTCTCTTTCACCAACTGCCGCGCCTCCCCCATCCGCTTCCCTTCCCATCTCTCTCTTTCTTTGACTTCCTTCTCTTGCATTCACTCTCTCCGCCGCCTTACTGGGGTCTGGCTCTCTCGTTTCGTTAACATTACTGATCTTACAGTTTCCTACACTTCAATTAACACTCACGGCCTTTATGTAATCCTTGGAAACATGCATAAGCTGAAGACTATCACCATTTCTCATGCTAATCTTACCGGGTCTCTTCCAAGGCACCTTCATCTGAATCTCACCCATATTGATTTATCCAACAACAAGCTCAAAGGAAAGATACCAACTTCCCTTACGCTTCTTGAAGACCTTGAATTCTTGAATCTTTCTTCAAATGGGCTAAATGGGGTGATTCCCACCGAGTTTGGTGACTTGATATCCTTGAAAAATATATCTTTGGCTTCCAATTCGTTTTCCGGGCCAATCCCAGATTCCTTGTCAGCTATCCCAGGCTTGGTCCATGTTGATCTGAGTAATAACCAGTTAAATGGAACTGTTCCAAGGTTTTTCTCAGAGTTGAAAGAGCTAAAAGTCTTGAATCTTGAGAACAATAAGCTTCATGGGGTTTTACCTTTCAATGCTAGTTTCATAAAGAGATTGGATGTTCTCAAGGTTGGTGGGAATGGCAATTTGTGTTACAATCATTCTGTTTTGTCATCAAAAATAAAACTCGGGATTGCTCCTTGTGATAAGCATGGGATGCCGATGTTACCGCCGCCTACTAAGGAGTCGTCTTCGGGAGACAGTGAGAGTGAATCTTCAGATTATGATTATGATGATGATGGCGCTGAGGGTGCAAATGAGAAGAAGGGTCATCATCACGGACCAAATAAGGTTGTGCTTGGTGTTGCAATTGGCCTTTCTTCAATAGTCTTCCTTattgtgttctttgttcttcttTCAAAATGGCGTCGTTGA